The following are from one region of the Procambarus clarkii isolate CNS0578487 chromosome 52, FALCON_Pclarkii_2.0, whole genome shotgun sequence genome:
- the LOC138352059 gene encoding uncharacterized protein — translation MYVSEQITSMYESEQITSMYVSEQITSMYESEQITSMYVSEQITSMYVSEQITSMYVSEQITSMYVSEQITSMYVSEQITSMYVSEQITSMYESEQITSMYVSEQITSMYVSEQITSMYESEQITSMYVSEQITSMYVSEQITSMYESEQITSVYVSEQITSMYVSEQITSMYESEQITSMYVSEQITSMYVSEQITSMYVSEQITSMYVSEQITSMYVCEQKQMHSASSSSSQQENVIS, via the exons ATGTACGTGTCCGAACAAATAACTAGCATGTACGAGTCCGAACAAATAACTAGCATGTACGTGTCCGAACAAATAACTAGCATGTACGAGTCCGAACAAATAACTAGCATGTACGTGTCCGAACAAATAACTAGCATGTACGTGTCCGAACAAATAACTAGCATGTACGTGTCTGAACAAATAACTAGCATGTACGTGTCCGAACAAATAACTAGCATGTACGTGTCCGAACAAATAACTAGCATGTACGTGTCCGAACAAATAACTAGCATGTACGAGTCCGAACAAATAACTAGCATGTACGTGTCCGAACAAATAACTAGCATGTACGTGTCCGAACAAATAACTAGCATGTACGAGTCCGAACAAATAACTAGCATGTACGTGTCCGAACAAATAACTAGCATGTACGTGTCCGAACAAATAACTAGCATGTACGAGTCCGAACAAATAACTAGCGTGTACGTGTCCGAACAAATAACTAGCATGTACGTGTCCGAACAAATAACTAGCATGTACGAGTCCGAACAAATAACTAGCATGTACGTGTCCGAACAAATAACTAGCATGTACGTGTCCGAACAAATAACTAGCATGTACGTGTCCGAACAAATAACTAGCATGTACGTGTCCGAACAAATAACTAGCATGTACGTGTGCGAACAAAAACAG ATGCACagtgcatcatcatcatcatctcaacaggaaaatgtaatctcctaa